The genomic DNA GATGCCAAGGCCGTCCGGGACCTGACAGACGCCATGGCCATGGATTCGCAGTCTCTTGATACGGTCATGACCCGTGGTGCCGCATACATGCGTCTGGGCCGTTTCACACGGGCCGCCGCCGACTTCCAGCGGGCCATAGCCCTTTCGCCAAACGACAGCGCCCTGTACGCGCTTCTTGCCGAAGCCTACGCCGGGACCGGGGAATACGGGAAAGCGATACGGGCCGGACAAAAGGCCCTGAACATGGCCCGCATCGAGAAGGACGGCAAAGCCGTCACGGCATACACCGAGATCATCGCGGGGTATAAAGCCGAAGCGGCCAAGCCACGCCCCAAGCCGAAACCGGCCCCCAAGCCTGCACCGAAACCCGAATCCAAGACCGAGAAACCTGCGGGCAAGGACAACGCCGAAGCGGTTCCCACTGTCGAGCCGAAACCGTAACGGCCTACCGGAACACATCGAGCAGCATCCTTCCGCCGAGTCCGGCCACCCCGGCGAGGCAGCCCCAGACCATGCGCTCAAGTGTCTTGATCTTCACATGATGGCTGACGCAACGGCGGGCAAGATTGATCTCGCGGATGTCTTCCTGAATGGTCTTGACACGCTCATCGATACGCACCAGCAGATCTTGCAATTCGCATCGTTCCATGGCGGTCATTTGCTTCCCCCCACGGCATCCTTGAGGCTCCTAAGCGCCGACGGCAGATAATCGCCGATCTTCTTGACGCCCAGCACGGCCGCCACGATCCAGAACGTGACCTGCAAAAACCAGTCGGGCAGGTTTTCCCATGCCGCAAGGACCTCCCCCGCGCCGTCCGGGTCGATGCCGCTCCAGACAAAGAATCCGATCCATGCGAAGAACAGCACGTCGTCTTTCCAGCCTGCGTTTTCCAGTTGTTTCATTTCCCATTCATGGTTGAACTCACGATCGCTCCTTGCGAGGCGCATCCGGTTTTCCATAACGGTTTTCTTCAATTCCTGTTTCTGTTTCATGTGCCCGGAAATGCCTTCCACTACCGTGGTCAGCAAACCGGCCACCGCGCCGATAATTGGTATGGGCATGATTGTCCGTCTCCTTATCCGTCGATGGGTATCCATCAGGTACGCGACAACCATACCCCCGGTTTTCGGCTCAGGACGAAAACGGGCGAAAAGGACCCCAAAACGGGCGATAATAGCATAACTTGGAGGGTTGACAGGGGGTGGAAACGGAGACGATTTCGTGAAGACCCCACAAATCCGCAGGACAGCGGATTTGGACGTCGGTTCCTTACCGACGCCGCGAAGCGGTGAGCCACAGGACGTGGCGAATCAAAACGGGCGATAATAGCATAACTTGGAGGGTTAGGGGGGATTTGAGGAGCGGCAACGACGGGTTTATGACTTTTGTGTTTTAAAAGAGGAAGAAAGGCGAAAGGCAGAAATCCAGTCGCTCGCGCTCCCTCCATGTCCTACGCGGACGGCGGTACTTTCTTAGCTGAGCCGCCCCAAGAAAGTACCAAAGAAGCTCGGCTTTCGCTTGATTTACCCGCCAAGTCCTCACCGCCGAGAATCTGATCTGATCGGCGCGGCTCCACAGCAGGAAAAGCGTAGGCCCTGCCATTCGTTGGGTACGGGATTATGTCGATTTATAAGGGTTCCGCCACTAAAGCCGCCATTCCCCGATCAGTCAGCTTCTAAGGCTTGTGAGGTTTAATTGGCTAGTCCGGGGTACTTCAGTTGTTAAGCTGGAGCGAAAGGCAAGTGCGGCAACGAAAATTCGTCTTTTGTTTTCCCTGCTTGCCTTTCATTCATTTTTCCACACGAAGACCGGCACTTAGCCCTTAGCTTCGAAGCCTAGAAGCTGACAAAACGTGGCCGCGGCTCTATCGAATCCCGGAGCCGTCCCCGGCGACTGGATTCGGGAGCGGCCCGGTTTGATCAGATTCTTGGTTTCGAAGATACTAGGCGGTGAAGCTCAGAACAAAAGCAGTTTCTTTCGTTCTTTCTTTTCTGCTTTGGAAAAAGAAAGGACCCCGCCGGGAGGGCATGGAAGGAGCAAAAGCGACTGGATTTCGTATTTTGCCTTTCCTGCCTTTCCCGAAAAAAGTTAATCATTTACAAGCAGCAACGAGATAAAGGCTATCCAGTACGACCCATTCGGCGGTGTCATCGAGGACAGCAACCCCGACTTCAAAATTCCGTTCGGCTTCGCAGGCGGCCTGCATGACCGCGATCTGGGTTTCGTAACTTTCGGTTGCCGTGACAAATCCGCAGGACAGCGGATTTGAAAAGACGGCGCACGTCGTTCAAACGTGCGCCGTCTTTTTCTGATTTTCAGGCCGTCCCGAAGGCCGTCAGAAAACCAATTCAGGTCCGCGTCTTCCGGCTACGGCATCCGCAGCACGGCACACATGCCCTGTGAATGATGCCCGTGCATGGTGGTGTAGACGGACTCCTCGAAATAAAGCGTCTCGAATCCGGAAAACAGGGCTTCCATGTGGTTCCGGTCATGATGGCGCAGAGTGCCGCCGTCGCTGACGTCAAACAGTCCGTAGATGCCGTATTTTTCCTGTCCGAGCTTGTAGCGGTCGAGGTTGCGCCTGTCCCGGTTGAGCAGGAAATCGATGACATACAATGTGCCGCCGGGAACGAGGGTGCGCTGGAGTTCCAGCAGGGCCTCGGCCTGTTCATTGGTCTTGGGAATGCATGTGAGCACGCCGAGCATGAGGGCGGCATCAAAGGAGTTGTCTTCGTAGGGAAGCGGCCCGCCGGAATAGGCGGTGAGGTTGAGTCCCGGACGCTCACGCAGGCCACGCTCCACGAGCGTTTCCGAGAAATCTATGCCGGTCAGGTCCGAGTAGCCGCTGTCCGAAAGCTCGGCAAGCGTCCGGCCATAGCCGCAGCCGAAATCGAGAATCCGGGCATCCTGCGGCACGTACCGGGAAAAAAGATGGATGTCGAACGGAGTGGTGAACGTTTTGTCCTTGCCTTTCTCCGTCCAGTAGGTTCGTTGACCTTCTATGACAGACCTCCTTTGTTACAGGGTCAAACGTACATAATACAGACCGCGCCCGCGCTGCACTCGCATGAGCACCGTCTTCTGAAGCCGGTTTCGCAAAAAGGCGTTGAACAGGTCCATGGGCTTGGCCAGTCGGCGGTTGCCTATCTGATGAATGATGTCGCCGGACTGGAGGCCGAGCTTGGCAGCCGGTCCGCCGGGGACGATGGAGGCCACGGGAACACCGGACCGCCCTTTGCCCTCACCGATGGAGAATCCCCACCGGGATTTGACGAGATCCGCAGCCCTGTTTTCGTCCAGCACCTGCGGCCTGATCTTCAATTCCACGCGCTTTCCGTTCCGGACAAGGGAAAGAGCGACCTTCTCGCGCTTGGTGACGCCGAACAGCCGGGTCAGGAAATCGTTCTTGCTCGTGACCTTGCGCCCGTTGAAACCAAGGATGATGTCACCGGGACGAACACCCGCCTTCTGGGCCGGGGTATCGCGGTACACGTCGGAAACGAGCATGCCGTGCAAACTCTTGAGATTGAAATAGCGGGCCGTGGCCTGATCCAGATCCTGCCCGAAGATGCCGAGCCAGATGGGGGCCACGTGACCGGAATCGAGCAATTCGCTGATGACGAACTTGGCCTTGTTGATGGGGATGGCAAAACCGATGCCCTCTGCCCGGGCCTGAATGGCGGTGTTGATGCCGATGAGTTCGCCGTGGATGTTGAGGAGCGGCCCGCCTGAGTTGCCGGGGTTGATGGCCGCGTCGGTCTGGATGAAGCTGCCGAACGCACCGGAGTTGGTCTTCATGGAGCGGTTCAGGGCCGAGACCACGCCGGTGGTGACGGTGTGGGAATACCCGAACGGGTTGCCGATGGCGATGACGGTCTCACCGATGTAGATGTCCTCGCTGTTCCCCATGGGAACCTGCGGCAGGTCGGCCGCTTTTTTCAGCTTGAGCACGGCGAGGTCGAAATCCGGGTCCGAACCGACAAGCTCGGCCTTGAATTCGCGCCCGTCCTTGAGGCGGACGGTAATGTCCCCGCCCCCGGAAATGACGTGGGCGTTGGTGAGCACCAACGCCTTGGAACCGTCGATGATGACGCCGGAACCGAGCGATTGGGACTGACGCTGACGCTGCTGGCCGTAGAATTCCTTGAAGAACTGGTCGAAAAACGGATCGCCGAACGGCGAACGCACCCCGCCCTGCACCTGTTTGACGACCGTGATGTTCACGACCGACGGGCTGACCGCCTCCACCGCCCTGACCACGGGGGTCCTGCGGGAATCGGCGTGGGCCGGAAGGGAGAAACACAGCGCGACAAGGGCAATAACAAAGGCCAGACGCTTCATGCTAACGGTCTCCCTGCGCCATGGCGCGAAGTCGGGCTATGCGATCCTCGATGGGAGGATGTGTGGCGAAAAGCGAGGCAGCACCGCGTCCCCTGAACGGGTTGACGATGAACATGTTTTCCGTGGCCGGACTGCCCTGCATGGGCACCTGCTTTGCCGCGGAATCGAGCTTGCCCAACGCTCCGGCAAGATGCAGCGGATTGCCCGCGAGGCGCGCACCGGTGGAGTCCGCAAGGTATTCACGGGACCGGGAAATGGCCATCTGGATAAGACCGGCAGCCACCGGAGCGAGAAAGGCCATGGCAAGGGCCGCGATGGGGTTGCCGCCCTCCTCGTCGTCACTGCCGATGCCGAAAATGGCGGTCCATTGCAGCATGTTGGCAATGAACACGATGGCACCGGCCAGCACCGCGGCAATGGTCTGAATGAGAATGTCGCGATTGGCGATATGGCCGAGTTCATGGGCGAGTACGCCCTTGAGTTCATCAGGATTGAGGATATTCACGATACCGCGCGTGACCGCGACCACGGCGTTTTCAGGATTACGGCCCGTGGCAAAGGCATTGGGGGCATCCTGCGGAATGAGAACCAGACGGGGCTTGGGGATGCCCGCGGCACGGGACATCTCCTCGACAACGGCGTGAATGTGCGGCGCGTCACCGGGCGACAGTTCACGGGCCTTATACATCTTCAGGACTATCTTGTCGGAATACCAATAGCTGCCCACGTTCATGAGCATGGCCAAGCCAAAGGCGAAAAACAGCCCGACACGCCCACCCATGAGGCCGCCGAGAAACATGAGCAGGCCGGTGAGAAGGCCCAGAAGCAAAACGGTTTTTATCTGACTGGTCACGAAAATGAATCCTCCGGTAATTCTTGGTACCAATAGATAGGAATTCGGAGGGATACGTCAAGACGGGAATTGCGATTCAACACGGCAAAATCAACGGGGAATCGCCCCGGCAGGAGCTATTCAACCGGGATGGAGCGGTTGACAGGCTTGTCCTTCCTGATGGTCAGCACAAGCAGCCCGTCCTTGAAACGGGCCGAAACATCCCCGGCCTGCACCTTACCGGGCAAGAAGAATGTCCGGGCAAAACCGCCGCAGGGACGCTCCATCACGAGGTGCTCCGTGGAGCCGTCGCAGTTCCGGCAGGGAAGATTTCCGAAAACCCTCAACTCGCTCCCGTCCAGTTCCACATGCACATCCTCAAGCCCCATGCCCGGAAGCTCCACTTCGAGAATGTAGACGTCCGGGGTTTCCAGCACATCCGCCGTGGGTGCCCAGACAGGCGGTTCGCCTGCCCGTCTCGGTGAATCGTCCAGCTCGGCCATGCCCGTCCATGTAGAGGTATTCAGTTTGCCCATCGGCTCTCCGGAAGGAAACAGGATATCGGATTTATAATTTGCCCCATTCTGCAATTCCATATAACAATGTAAGAGATATCTCAATATAACAACCTTTGAGAGGATGCCATGCGGTCGAATCTGGACGAAAGCAGCATGCCGAGCAATACGGATATTTCAGTGGTCGGCGAAGCCAAAATCAAGAACCCCATCAAATTTGGCCGATTCGTGGAGGAAGACGACGCCGTACTCGTCAACATCTCACGCATGAACGTCGAGAAGAAAGGCAAAAAGGCACCGAAGCATATCTACTTCGAGCCCGCAGGCCCACGCAGCAAGGTGTACTATGACACCAGCAAGACCAAATGCGCGATCGTCACCTGCGGCGGGCTCTGCCCGGGACTCAACGACGTCATCCGTGCGGTGGTCATGACCGCATACCACGAATACAAGGTCCCGTCCGTGCTCGGCATCAAATTCGGATTGGAAGGGTTCATCCCGGAATACGGGCATGACGTCATCGAGCTGACCCCGGAATACGTCAGCCGCATCCACGAATTCGGCGGCACCATACTCGGCAGCTCTCGCGGACCGCAGAAGCCCGAGGACATCGTGGATGCCTTGGAACGCATGAACGTCTCCATCCTGTTCATGATCGGCGGGGACGGCACCATGCGGGCGGCCAGCAAGGTGGTCAAGGTCATCACCAAGCGCAACCTGTCCATATCCGTGGTCGGACTGCCCAAGACCATTGACAACGACATCAACTTCGCATCCCCGTCCTTCGGGTTCGACACGGCAGTCGAAACCGCGGCCATGGCCATCAAGGGCGCGCATGTCGAAGCCACGGGCGCACCGTGGGGCATGGGACTGGTCAAGGTCATGGGGCGTGACGCAGGCTACATCGCAGCCCAGTCCGCCCTGTCGTGCCAGGAAGTCAATTTCGTCCTCATCCCGGAATCGCCCTTTGACATCCACGGCGAAAAAGGATTCCTCGCCGCCCTGGACAAACGCATGAAAACCAGCGGAAACGCCGTCATCGTCGTGGCCGAGGGCGCAGGACAGGACCTTCTGGAACAGGCAAAAGCCACCGATGCCTCAGGCAATATCAGACTCAGCGACATCGCGGGCCTGCTCAAGCGTGAAATCCTCGCCCACTTCAAGGAGCAGGACATTGAACCAACCCTGAAATACATTGATCCGAGCTATATCATCCGCTCGGTTCCGGCCAACGCCAATGACCGGATTTATTGCTCATTTCTCGGAATCAACGCGGTCCATGCCGGGATGAGCGGCCGCACCGGACTGGTCATTTCACGCTGGAACGGCCGGTACGTCCACATCCCCATGGACACCGTCACCAAAGGCAAGAAACGCATCAGCACCAATTCGAACTACTGGCGGGCCGTGCTTGAATCAACCGGACAGCCGATCAGCATGAAAAACAAGTAACAAACGTTTCTCAGGAATGATAATTATTCTTGCATTGTCGACAAGTACCATATAGCATGCTCGGAATGTTGACTTTTTTTCATTAAAAATGGCAACATCTATTGAAGGTCTATTCCAAGGGGGTTTGTATGGACGTTCTCATGCTTTCACGGCTGCAATTCGCTGCAGCCACCATGTTCCACTTCATTTTCGTTCCACTGACGCTGGGACTCTCCGTTCTCATCGCTTTCATGGAGACGCGGTATGTCCAGACTGGTGACGAGGTGTACCGGAAGATGGCAAAATTCTGGGGAAAAATCTTTCTGGTCAACTTCGCGTTGGGCGTGGTGACCGGCATTACCCTGGAATTCCAGTTCGGAACCAACTGGTCCCGATACTCCGCCTACGTAGGCGATATTTTCGGATCGCTGCTCGCCATCGAGGCAACTGCGGCGTTCTTTCTTGAATCCACATTCATCGGCGTCTGGCACTTCGGTTGGGAGAAACTGTCTCCCAAGGCGCACGCCATCGTGGCATGGCTGGTGGCCGGAGCCTCCAACCTGTCCGCCATCTGGATTCTCATTGCCAACGGCTTCATGCAGGACCCGACAGGGTATGTCCTTCGCAACGGCCGCGCCGAACTGACCGACTTCGTGTCCGTCATCACCAACAAGTGGGCGTGGCTCGAATTCTTCCACGTCATTCCGGCGTCACTCTGCCTCGCAGGTTTCTTCATCATGGGTGTTTCCGCATGGCACCTGCTCAGGAAGAGCGAGACAGGCTTCTTCCAGAAGTCATTCAACATCGGCGTTACCGTGGCTCTGGTATTTTCCATCGTCACCGCCGTCGAAGGCCACATGCACGGCAACAACATGTCCCTGAAGCAGCCCGCCAAGCTGGCTGCCATGGAATCACACTGGGAAACCCAGAAGAACGCGCCCATCTACCTGCTGGTCGTTCCGGGCGAAGACGGCAACCTCATCGAGGCACTGCCCGTTCCCGGTGCCCTCAGCTTCCTTGCCTACAACGACTTCAATGCCGAGGTGAAGGGACTGAACGACATTCCCAAGGAAGACCGTCCGCCCATCACCATCACGTTTCTGGCCTTCAGAACCATGGTCGGCCTCGGGACCCTCATGCCCGCACTGGCCCTGTTCGGATGGGTTATGCGTAAACGGCTCGACAGCTTCCCGCTGTACCTGAAGGCGCTTCCCTACTGCATCCCGCTGCCCTACATCGCAATCTGGGCGGGCTGGACACTGGCAGAAGTCGGACGCCAGCCGTGGATCGTGTACGGACTCATGCGGACGGCAGATGCGGTCTCCCCGGTCTCCACGGGTGAAGTCAGCTTCTCGCTGATCCTGATGTGCCTGCTCTACACGCTGCTCGGCGCAGCCGGTATCTGGCTCATGATCCGCCTTGCCAAGAAAGGCCCCGAAGACAACACCCCCATCCAGGTCTAGACCTGAGAAGACATACAAGGAGAAGATCTGATGGAAACATTCATGGAAACAGGTTCGCTGCATTACTACCTGGCTATGATCTGGTTCGTGCTCTGGGGGGTTCTCTGGGCCGTCTACTTCATTCTGGACGGCTTTGACCTCGGCGTGGGCACACTGCTTCCCTTCCTTGCAAAGAACGAAAAAGAAAAACGGATGATGTTCAACTCCACCGGCCCCTTCTGGGACGGTAACGAGGTCTGGCTCATCTCGGCGGGCGGCGTCACCTTTGCGGCGTTCCCCTATGCTTACGCGCAGATGTTCAGCGGTCTCTACACCGCGCTCATGCTGCTCCTGTTCGCGCTCATCGTGCGCGGCGTGTCCTTCGAATTCCGCTCCAAGGTGGAAAACGAAACATGGAAAAAAATCTGGGACTGGTGCCACATTCTCGGCTCCTTCATCCCGGCGCTGCTGCTCGGCGTGGCCTTTGCCAACATCTTCCGCGGCCTTCCGCTCGATTCAACGGGCTTCAGTCAGGCCGGTCTGTTCGGCCTGCTCAATCCCTACGGACTCGCCGGAGGAATCCTGTTCGTGGTCATCTTCGTGATGCATGGCGCACTCTGGCTCTGCATCCGCACCGAAGGCGATTTGCAGGCCCGCGCCGAAGGGCTTGCCACCAAGCTCTGGCCCATCGAAGTCGTGGCGACGGTCCTGTTCCTGGCGTACACCGCCGTGGAAACGCAGTTGTTCAGCAACTACTTCCTCTACCCCGTACTGTGCGTGGTCCTGCTGCTGCCCGTGGCGGGTCTCATCCTCATGCGGACTTACATGGGCGCACGCAAATGGTGGATGGCATGGGCTTCCTCCTGCCTCTACATCGCAGGCACGGCCCTGTTCGGCGTGGTAGGCATCTTCCCGGCCATCATCCCGTCCAACCCGAATCCGCAGAACAGCCTGACCATCATGAACTCGGCCTCAAGCCAGTTGACGCTGGAGATCATGCTCGGCGTGGCGGTCATCTTCGTCCCGCTGGTCATCGGCTATCAGTTCTGGGTATACAAGACCTTTGCCACTCCCTTGGAGGAAGCGACATTCACTACTAGGGAACAACTGGAAAGGATTAACAAAGCGCCCGGTCACACATGACCGGGCGCTTTTCATTATGACCCTTAATCGGTGCATATCGTACGAAAACAGATTCACTGCTCCGGCACGGGATTCTTGCGGACAAAATCAAGAGCTTCCCGAATAACCCGCTCCATTTCTCCGCTTTCCTCCATCTCCCGCAGCACCCGCGTAATGTCAGGGACCAAATAGGCATGGCGGATATGCAGATAATGGTAGAGGGGAATTCTCACAAGCGGCGGTTCATTGATCCGGACACATCCATGTCCCGGCATGTCGATCTGCCGTTCCGCCCAGGGCCTATCGCCTATAACGACATCCAGCCTTCTTGCGACAAGCAGATCCATCAGCTTGTCTTCACTGAGCAGCTTGGTCACGGAAGGCATCCCGTCAGTCAGTCTTTCAGCATAGATCGTCCCGATTTTTATACCTATCCGATAATTCCAGAACACATCGGGATCTGCCAGATTGAGAGGCTTGTTACACGAAAGCGCCATGCCTTCAACTCTGTTGATAGGGACTTCAATACGAATCAACTGAGGATGCTCGGCTTCGATGTCCCTGATCCGATGGACTTCACCATCAGTCAGTCCGGCATCCGACTGTTCAAGCGAACGAGCCGCAGGCAGCTTGAGGCCTTGCACACGAATGCCGATCCTGGAATAGGCGACCTTGAGCACCGACAGCGACGAAAAGGACAACGGGGCATGAATAAACCCGAAAGAAAGGGTTTGCTCTGC from uncultured Pseudodesulfovibrio sp. includes the following:
- a CDS encoding Hsp20/alpha crystallin family protein → MGKLNTSTWTGMAELDDSPRRAGEPPVWAPTADVLETPDVYILEVELPGMGLEDVHVELDGSELRVFGNLPCRNCDGSTEHLVMERPCGGFARTFFLPGKVQAGDVSARFKDGLLVLTIRKDKPVNRSIPVE
- a CDS encoding cytochrome ubiquinol oxidase subunit I, translated to MDVLMLSRLQFAAATMFHFIFVPLTLGLSVLIAFMETRYVQTGDEVYRKMAKFWGKIFLVNFALGVVTGITLEFQFGTNWSRYSAYVGDIFGSLLAIEATAAFFLESTFIGVWHFGWEKLSPKAHAIVAWLVAGASNLSAIWILIANGFMQDPTGYVLRNGRAELTDFVSVITNKWAWLEFFHVIPASLCLAGFFIMGVSAWHLLRKSETGFFQKSFNIGVTVALVFSIVTAVEGHMHGNNMSLKQPAKLAAMESHWETQKNAPIYLLVVPGEDGNLIEALPVPGALSFLAYNDFNAEVKGLNDIPKEDRPPITITFLAFRTMVGLGTLMPALALFGWVMRKRLDSFPLYLKALPYCIPLPYIAIWAGWTLAEVGRQPWIVYGLMRTADAVSPVSTGEVSFSLILMCLLYTLLGAAGIWLMIRLAKKGPEDNTPIQV
- a CDS encoding ATP-dependent 6-phosphofructokinase, yielding MRSNLDESSMPSNTDISVVGEAKIKNPIKFGRFVEEDDAVLVNISRMNVEKKGKKAPKHIYFEPAGPRSKVYYDTSKTKCAIVTCGGLCPGLNDVIRAVVMTAYHEYKVPSVLGIKFGLEGFIPEYGHDVIELTPEYVSRIHEFGGTILGSSRGPQKPEDIVDALERMNVSILFMIGGDGTMRAASKVVKVITKRNLSISVVGLPKTIDNDINFASPSFGFDTAVETAAMAIKGAHVEATGAPWGMGLVKVMGRDAGYIAAQSALSCQEVNFVLIPESPFDIHGEKGFLAALDKRMKTSGNAVIVVAEGAGQDLLEQAKATDASGNIRLSDIAGLLKREILAHFKEQDIEPTLKYIDPSYIIRSVPANANDRIYCSFLGINAVHAGMSGRTGLVISRWNGRYVHIPMDTVTKGKKRISTNSNYWRAVLESTGQPISMKNK
- a CDS encoding trypsin-like peptidase domain-containing protein; the encoded protein is MKRLAFVIALVALCFSLPAHADSRRTPVVRAVEAVSPSVVNITVVKQVQGGVRSPFGDPFFDQFFKEFYGQQRQRQSQSLGSGVIIDGSKALVLTNAHVISGGGDITVRLKDGREFKAELVGSDPDFDLAVLKLKKAADLPQVPMGNSEDIYIGETVIAIGNPFGYSHTVTTGVVSALNRSMKTNSGAFGSFIQTDAAINPGNSGGPLLNIHGELIGINTAIQARAEGIGFAIPINKAKFVISELLDSGHVAPIWLGIFGQDLDQATARYFNLKSLHGMLVSDVYRDTPAQKAGVRPGDIILGFNGRKVTSKNDFLTRLFGVTKREKVALSLVRNGKRVELKIRPQVLDENRAADLVKSRWGFSIGEGKGRSGVPVASIVPGGPAAKLGLQSGDIIHQIGNRRLAKPMDLFNAFLRNRLQKTVLMRVQRGRGLYYVRLTL
- a CDS encoding class I SAM-dependent methyltransferase, yielding MEGQRTYWTEKGKDKTFTTPFDIHLFSRYVPQDARILDFGCGYGRTLAELSDSGYSDLTGIDFSETLVERGLRERPGLNLTAYSGGPLPYEDNSFDAALMLGVLTCIPKTNEQAEALLELQRTLVPGGTLYVIDFLLNRDRRNLDRYKLGQEKYGIYGLFDVSDGGTLRHHDRNHMEALFSGFETLYFEESVYTTMHGHHSQGMCAVLRMP
- the cydB gene encoding cytochrome d ubiquinol oxidase subunit II; translated protein: METFMETGSLHYYLAMIWFVLWGVLWAVYFILDGFDLGVGTLLPFLAKNEKEKRMMFNSTGPFWDGNEVWLISAGGVTFAAFPYAYAQMFSGLYTALMLLLFALIVRGVSFEFRSKVENETWKKIWDWCHILGSFIPALLLGVAFANIFRGLPLDSTGFSQAGLFGLLNPYGLAGGILFVVIFVMHGALWLCIRTEGDLQARAEGLATKLWPIEVVATVLFLAYTAVETQLFSNYFLYPVLCVVLLLPVAGLILMRTYMGARKWWMAWASSCLYIAGTALFGVVGIFPAIIPSNPNPQNSLTIMNSASSQLTLEIMLGVAVIFVPLVIGYQFWVYKTFATPLEEATFTTREQLERINKAPGHT
- a CDS encoding zinc metalloprotease HtpX translates to MTSQIKTVLLLGLLTGLLMFLGGLMGGRVGLFFAFGLAMLMNVGSYWYSDKIVLKMYKARELSPGDAPHIHAVVEEMSRAAGIPKPRLVLIPQDAPNAFATGRNPENAVVAVTRGIVNILNPDELKGVLAHELGHIANRDILIQTIAAVLAGAIVFIANMLQWTAIFGIGSDDEEGGNPIAALAMAFLAPVAAGLIQMAISRSREYLADSTGARLAGNPLHLAGALGKLDSAAKQVPMQGSPATENMFIVNPFRGRGAASLFATHPPIEDRIARLRAMAQGDR